Proteins co-encoded in one Verrucomicrobiia bacterium genomic window:
- a CDS encoding FHA domain-containing protein translates to MARLIPQGQGGLTQPLELRLGINRLGRGPQNDFSIDHATVSALHCEVLLSGDSLTVRDLDSTNGTYINGQPVRTAALQNGHYLRLGSVELLVEVIDVNVVIPQPRTPALPPVLKTASGKNVCIHHDFRQAVWKCTRCACLLCTPCIHRLRRRGGKTLYLCPDCSGLCEVLPEFAKKPKRSWFGFVSDKLHLTRLITRRLRKPPDL, encoded by the coding sequence ATGGCCAGGCTTATCCCACAAGGTCAAGGAGGACTCACGCAGCCGCTGGAATTACGATTGGGAATCAATCGTCTGGGGCGGGGGCCGCAGAATGATTTTTCCATCGACCACGCCACCGTGTCGGCGCTCCACTGCGAAGTGCTCCTGAGCGGCGATTCGCTCACCGTGCGGGACCTCGACTCCACCAACGGCACCTACATCAACGGGCAACCTGTTCGGACTGCGGCGCTGCAAAACGGACACTACCTCCGCCTCGGCAGTGTCGAACTGTTGGTCGAAGTAATCGACGTCAACGTGGTCATTCCCCAGCCGCGGACACCCGCCCTGCCGCCGGTGTTGAAGACGGCCTCCGGGAAGAACGTGTGCATTCACCACGACTTCCGTCAGGCGGTTTGGAAGTGCACGCGCTGCGCGTGCCTGTTGTGCACGCCGTGCATCCACCGGTTGCGACGGCGGGGCGGCAAGACGCTTTATCTGTGCCCCGATTGCAGCGGCCTTTGTGAGGTGCTGCCGGAATTCGCCAAGAAGCCGAAACGATCCTGGTTCGGCTTTGTGAGCGACAAGCTGCATCTGACCCGGCTGATTACCCGGCGGCTCCGCAAACCGCCTGATTTGTAA
- a CDS encoding exodeoxyribonuclease VII small subunit, producing the protein MSKPSKAAEAARAENISFEDAMERLESIVDAMESEELSLEHLLARYEEGMKLARVCQARIADAELKIQKLEKTAEGAFAVRPLSLDTTAEEA; encoded by the coding sequence ATGTCCAAGCCATCCAAGGCTGCGGAAGCGGCCCGGGCCGAGAACATATCTTTTGAAGACGCCATGGAGCGGCTGGAATCCATCGTGGATGCGATGGAGTCCGAGGAGCTTTCCCTGGAACATCTCCTTGCGCGATACGAGGAGGGCATGAAACTGGCCCGGGTGTGTCAGGCCAGAATCGCCGACGCCGAATTGAAGATTCAGAAGTTGGAAAAAACCGCGGAGGGCGCGTTCGCTGTGAGGCCCCTTTCGCTGGAC